Proteins encoded by one window of Candidatus Gracilibacteria bacterium:
- a CDS encoding class I SAM-dependent methyltransferase, whose amino-acid sequence YKVIATDIVPEYVDTMQKTINKKKLKNITTQVVDATNLSKFKENEFDAVLIFGPYYHLRTPQLRKKLLQEAKKIVKKSGFIALAYINRNTTLAYYSKYNIFFSKKEYQELLKRDYKKTNYVDAFLNISFFTSPEEIEKEIKEVKFQIKKHYICDGLYAILKEYIEKATKEEFDAILDYHIKTCEIPSNLGASLHNTVIIKK is encoded by the coding sequence ATATAAAGTAATCGCAACTGATATCGTGCCAGAATATGTAGATACAATGCAAAAGACCATTAACAAGAAGAAATTAAAGAACATCACCACACAAGTAGTAGATGCAACCAATCTTTCAAAATTCAAAGAAAATGAATTTGATGCAGTATTAATATTTGGTCCTTACTATCATTTAAGGACACCTCAATTAAGAAAAAAATTACTACAAGAAGCAAAAAAAATTGTAAAAAAATCTGGATTTATAGCTCTTGCATACATCAATAGAAATACAACTCTAGCATATTATAGCAAATACAATATCTTTTTTTCAAAAAAAGAATACCAAGAACTTTTAAAAAGGGATTATAAAAAAACAAATTATGTTGATGCTTTTTTAAACATTAGTTTTTTCACTTCTCCAGAAGAAATTGAAAAAGAAATAAAAGAGGTTAAATTTCAAATAAAGAAGCATTATATCTGCGATTGATTATATGCGATACTAAAAGAATACATAGAAAAAGCAACAAAAGAAGAATTTGATGCCATTTTGGATTATCACATAAAAACATGTGAAATACCTTCTAATTTATGAGCAAGCCTACACAATACAGTAATAATTAAAAAATAA